From one Mustela nigripes isolate SB6536 chromosome 16, MUSNIG.SB6536, whole genome shotgun sequence genomic stretch:
- the CRYBA1 gene encoding beta-crystallin A3: METQTVQQELETLPTTKMAQTNPMPGSVGPWKITIYDQENFQGKRMEFTSSCPNVSERSFDNVRSLKVECGAWVGYEHTSFCGQQFILERGEYPRWDAWSGSNAYHIERLMSFRPICSANHKESKITIFEKENFIGRQWEICDDYPSLQAMGWFNNEVGSMKIQCGAWVCYQYPGYRGYQYILECDHHGGDYKHWREWGSHAQTSQIQSIRRIQQ; this comes from the exons ATGGAGACCCAGACCGTGCAGCAGGAGCTGG AAACCCTTCCGACCACCAAGATGGCTCAAACCAACCCCATGCCGGGGTCCGTGGGGCCATGGAAG ATAACCATCTACGACCAGGAGAATTTCCAGGGAAAGAGGATGGAGTTCACCAGCTCCTGCCCAAATGTCTCTGAGCGCAGTTTTGATAACGTCCGGTCTCTCAAGGTGGAATGTGGCGC CTGGGTTGGTTATGAGCATACCAGCTTCTGTGGGCAACAGTTTATCCTGGAGAGAGGAGAATACCCTCGCTGGGACGCCTGGAGCGGGAGTAATGCCTACCACATTGAGCGCCTCATGTCCTTCCGCCCCATCTGTTCAGCT aatCATAAGGAGTCTAAGATTACCATCTTTGAGAAGGAAAACTTCATTGGACGCCAGTGGGAGATCTGTGATGACTACCCCTCCTTGCAAGCCATGGGTTGGTTCAACAACGAAGTTGGGTCCATGAAGATACAATGTGGGGC CTGGGTCTGCTACCAGTATCCTGGATACCGTGGTTATCAATATATCTTGGAATGTGACCATCATGGAGGAGACTATAAACACTGGAGAGAATGGGGTTCTCACGCCCAGACTTCGCAGATTCAATCAATTCGCCGTATCCAACAGTAG